One Thunnus albacares chromosome 12, fThuAlb1.1, whole genome shotgun sequence genomic region harbors:
- the LOC122993705 gene encoding protein AKNAD1-like isoform X2: MEGEPEESDEDIQGEDKPTVLWEKCIQQSIFVDLSEDESLHLSDLEGSLALHLSQAESAASEASIHLSGSAELSALDDTSSDSSIVSNQSERVVESKTKSRKLHVSAQRPNTMQDAALNQRYEDPGQSTSDEDQEDLPYDGDLGSPYFNQTGSSQGNMSSDGRETVHASPDVPDLHEFTTGDMKHLVSVEPHAEKPATLWQEDANTKQDDVFDGSKLSEEVPSCTSPADGNQQPDINQLLLQHFTQEELLRAGRLIEAETLPEVSLLESVDDTLFSWAPTHSALITNNHNDSRVCNSEINQSFYCGRTDDNSNNASKNSSLEEETEIGINSVTSAATDSITLSSKHGSSDNSALDVANEEKSEEDGPVQKVPLVRTRSFSEMKYGQGQVHYPLPDFSKVAPKVKIPKAPSGPARPVPQVPSTMHRAQSSPGMLEVISKVLEDSIQPSEKPYVFKDPEKQTAPALVHHLQVEYDKLLTKYAEAENLIDQLRLGTNTQPSSELTELFLEHDDDDDQGNLGEGRHLGSLAPHIPPSEICGEKVETNHKSNIKELNTASSIQPDPECPSDGERMTAELRDIISQFMQKVEEFKLSVSNMSVSTAEQQMMLRSMMEAQDQLERKYISKKDEHRALEMQNYMGLSRNTGTFDPNRLVEGDIFRIGMHLEDIKEMIDKHMCQQISPPHSSSTPTPMTELLYVKPSPLCMHTVSPPLSLHEGPSAGFSTVSYKMETRTEEEKDEEVEEASEIHGEGRLEQSSELKTTDSLLKNTGHDSYCSRSTLGSFEGLNIPTADDEENNEEEKSSVLSEGIVHSNILAYLSGTSSSSRQRQWTPESSTQDSVLNPEGECDLVDCVSLAVEVSSSSDAPRDRDTNSLSEPPLNTSSVSQRIVSPETDSGFGSSYLSQSASGAFQPNLLTESVQSQRDGLSSSDSEASCSNLQTAIHPVSQWWAGTRPSVQTQSCGAAAAVELWVESTTKEPSVRLQGSSLPAQLHHHVSEPTLSTTMDTAQRDSHLYSCSCNSEAILALQSEVSQLKKDLEEGLVQLPHLAQKMDYLTSKCRQDRQERRSKTRPRIHHRPACNSVWKATNSRQNVSNLSSSQVRIEDWISSDMDPSKSKGTDSDDMAGSEISPQFHNSPVGSRRGSSSVVHSGPELQYKLQGTLQASRGSEGNCSVKTSGLMSSSLKGERDNNAKQRARIVMENFYSKERWSLLSSPSLQRPLLQVGYGSSSSLPASYKVREPPLQSVSHYRKRSTQSDTALLPSNVYFQQTQPPVSVLSKTGSRAGRRRGNKEEEMNRTLDKAIEVARSMKRTTDRMAKSLSADLAKLHNIQPLGGRKHHIL, from the exons ATGGAGGGGGAACCAGAGGAATCAGACGAGGATATTCAGGGAGAGGACAAGCCCACTGTGCTGTGGGAAAAGTGCATCCAGCAGAGCATCTTTGTTGACCTCAGTGAGGATGAAAGTCTCCACCTCAGTGATCTGGAGGGTTCTTTAGCTTTGCATCTCTCACAAGCAGAGTCTGCTGCGTCAGAGGCCAGTATCCATCTCAGCG gGAGTGCAGAGCTGTCTGCTTTGGATGACACCTCCTCAGACTCCAGTATTGTCAGCAACCAGAGCGAGAGGGTGGTAGAGAGCAAGACCAAGAGCCGCAAGTTGCATGTGTCTGCACAAAGACCCAACACCATGCAGGATGCGGCACTAAACCAAAGGTATGAAGACCCGGGGCAAAGTACCAGTGATGAGGATCAGGAGGATCTACCTTATGATGGTGACCTTGGAAGCCCCTACTTCAACCAGACAGGAAGCTCTCAGGGCAACATGAGCTCCGATGGAAGAGAAACTGTTCATGCAAGTCCTGATGTGCCTGATCTGCATGAATTTACTACAGGAGACATGAAACATTTGGTTTCTGTTGAGCCTCATGCTGAAAAACCAGCAACTTTATGGCAAGAGGATGCCAACACCAAACAGGACGATGTCTTTGATGGCTCCAAGCTAAGTGAGGAAGTCCCATCATGTACTAGTCCTGCTGATGGCAACCAGCAGCCAGACATTAACCAGTTGTTACTGCAACACTTCACCCAGGAGGAGTTGCTGCGGGCAGGTAGGCTGATCGAGGCAGAGACCCTGCCCGAGGTGTCCCTGCTGGAGAGCGTGGACGACACCCTTTTTAGCTGGGCTCCAACACACAGTGCACTAATTACTAATAACCACAATGACAGCCGTGTGTGTAATTCTGAGATTAATCAGAGTTTCTACTGTGGCAGGACTGACGATAACAGCAATAATGCATCAAAAAATTCAAGTTtagaggaggaaacagaaataGGAATTAATAGCGTCACCTCTGCTGCTACTGATAGCATTACATTAAGCTCAAAACATGGCAGCAGTGATAACAGTGCTTTAGATGTAGCGAATGAAGAAAAGTCTGAAGAGGATGGTCCAGTTCAGAAAGTCCCACTTGTGCGCACCAGATCCTTCAGCGAGATGAAGTATGGCCAAGGCCAAGTCCATTACCCGCTCCCTGACTTCTCCAAGGTTGCCCCCAAGGTAAAAATCCCTAAAGCCCCTAGTGGTCCAGCCAGACCTGTTCCCCAGGTCCCCAGCACCATGCACAGAGCCCAGTCCTCTCCAGGGATGTTAGAGGTGATCAGCAAAGTCCTGGAGGATTCAATCCAGCCATCAGAGAAGCCCTATGTCTTCAAAGACCCGGAGAAACAGACTGCTCCAGCACTGGTGCATCACCTACAG GTTGAATATGATAAATTACTCACAAAATATGCTGAGGCAGAGAATCTTATAGATCAACTGAGGCTGGGAACCAAT ACTCAGCCCTCCTCAGAACTGACTGAGCTTTTTTTAgagcatgatgatgatgatgatcagggAAACTTAGGTGAGGGAAGGCATCTTGGCTCTTTGGCTCCTCACATTCCCCCATCAG AAATATGTGGTGAAAAAGTAGAAACAAACCACAAGAGCAACATTAAGGAGCTGAACACAGCTTCCTCCATCCAGCCTGATCCAGAGTGTCCCAGTGATGGCGAGCGAATGACTGCTGAGCTGAGAGACATCATCAGCCAGTTTATGCAGAAG GTGGAAGAATTCAAACTGAGTGTAAGCAACATGTCAGTTAGCACAGCAGAACAGCAAATg ATGTTGAGGAGCATGATGGAGGCTCAGGACCAGTTGGAAAGAAAATACATCAGTAAGAAGGACGAGCACAGAGCTCTGGAGATGCAGAATTACATGGGCCTGTCCAGGAACACTGGTACCTTTGACCCAAACAG gctGGTGGAGGGAGACATATTCAGGATAGGGATGCACCTTGAGGACATAAAGGAGATGATAGACAAACATATGTGCCAGCAGATCTCCCCACCGCACTCATCCTCCACTCCTACGCCCATGACAGAGTTGCTGTATGTGAAGCCCAGTCCTCTCTGCATGCACACAGTCTCACCTCCATTATCACTGCATGAG GGGCCAAGTGCAGGTTTTTCCACTGTGAGTTATAAGATGGAAACACGGACTGAGGAAGAGAAAGACGAGGAAGTGGAGGAGGCCAGTGAGATCCATGGAGAGGGTAGATTAGAGCAAAGCAGTGAGCTCAAAACCACCGACTCTCTACTGAAAAATACGGGACATGACAGCTACTGTTCACG gAGTACACTGGGCTCATTTGAGGGACTGAACATCCCGACAGCTGATGATGAGGAGAACAACGAAGAAGAGAAGAGCTCTGTCTTGTCAGAGGGGATCGTTCATAGTAACATCTTAGCGTACCTGAGTGGAACCAGCTCATCCTCAAGACAGAGGCAGTGGACACCTGAAAG caGCACCCAGGATAGTGTCCTGAACCCAGAGGGTGAATGTGATCTGGTTGATTGTGTAAGTCTGGCTGTGGaggtctcctcttcctctgatgCACCCAGAGACCGAGACACCAACAGCCTCTCAGAGCCGCCTCTCAACACCTCATCTGTATCGCAG AGGATTGTGAGCCCAGAGACAGACAGTGGATTTGGGAGCTCTTACTTGAGTCAATCAGCCTCTGGTGCATTTCAGCCAAATCTGCTCACAGAAAG TGTGCAGTCCCAGCGTGATGGTTTAAGTAGCTCAGACAGTGAAGCCTCCTGCTCCAACCTGCAGACAGCTATCCATCCAGTCAGCCAGTGGTGGGCTGGAACTCGCCCGTCCGTCCAAACACAGTCCTGtggtgcagcagctgcagtggaGCTGTGGGTGGAGAGTACCACCAAGGAGCCTTCAGTCAGGCTGCAGG GATCCAGCCTGCCTGCCCAGCTCCATCACCACGTCTCTGAGCCCACACTCAGTACCACCATGGATACAGCACAGAGAGACAGCCATCTGTACTCCTGCTCTTGTAATAG TGAGGCTATCCTGGCCTTGCAGTCAGAGGTATCCCAGCTGAAGAAGGACCTGGAGGAAGGCCTGGTCCAGCTGCCTCACTTAGCACAGAAGATGGACTACCTCACCTCCAAATGCAGACAGGATCGTCAGGAGCGCAGGTCCAAAACCAGACCCAGGATCCACCACAGACCAGCCTGTAACAG TGTGTGGaaagcaacaaacagcagacagaatgTGAGCAATCTCAGTTCCAGTCAGGTGAGGATAGAGGACTGGATTTCTTCAGATATGGACCCCAGCAAGAGCAAAG GTACAGACAGTGATGACATGGCTGGCTCTGAGATCTCGCCACAATTCCACAATTCGCCTGTGGGGAGCCGGagaggcagcagcagtgttGTGCACTCTGGACCAGAGCTTCAATATAAACTTCAGGGGACACTGCAAGCCAGTAGAG GGTCCGAGGGAAACTGCTCAGTGAAGACCTCTGGTCTGATGAGCTCTAGTTtgaagggggagagagacaaCAATGCCAAGCAGAGAGCACGGA TCGTCATGGAGAATTTTTACTCCAAGGAGAGATGGTCTCTTCTCTCATCTCCATCTCTTCAGAGGCCTCTCCTCCAGGTCGGCTACGGCTCCTCCAGCAGCCTGCCTGCCAG CTATAAAGTGAGGGAGCCACCGCTGCAGTCTGTGTCCCATTACCGGAAGCGTTCCACACAGTCGGACACAGCACTCCTGCCCAGCAATGTGTACTTCCAGCAGACACAGCCCCCAGTATCAGTGCTGTCAAAGACTGGCAGCAGGGCAGGCAGACGCAGAGGGAACAAG GAGGAAGAAATGAACAGGACTCTAGACAAGGCTATTGAGGTGGCCCGCAGCATGAAGAGGACCACCGACCGCATGGCCAAGAGCCTGTCAGCTGACCTGGCCAAACTGCACAACATtcagccactagggggcagaaaaCACCACATCTTATAA